GCGCGTCATGATAAACTCCTCGTGAGCTACCAAATCTTTTGATTCTTCCTTGTGCGAAGCCTCAGCGTCAATCTTCCACCTCAATCCAATCGCTCCAAGGCCCTCCGAttctcttgagcttctgcACCTCCGCCAGGAGCTAGGCCATGGCGAACCAAGAGACTCACTATGGCTTCGACGAAGGCGGAGATGACGACCAGTCTATTGTGTCGGTGTGTAGATACCTACTCGAGTTCCATTGTCTCTTGTCATACGGACCGCACATAGCTAACCTCAATGCTTTGTTTCTTGGGTAGACGCGCGGACTCGAGGCTTTCAGTCGAAAGGTCACAACTACAGCTACTCATTTGATCGGTCCCAATGCCGAAGCCACGGCTCATCATTACCAAACCGCGATGGCCGAGGTGCACAAACAAATGAAGCGGCCGACGGTCCAGCGAAGCATGTTCGCGATGGCCAGGACAACCCCAACCGACCTCATGCGCTCCAGACTTTCAACGCACGAAATCCAGCATCGCGCTTTGACATACCTTCCCGATGAACTGCTTGCCAATATTCCTGAGCATGACAATCCTTACTCGCTGTTTCAGGGTTTCCAGGCCAGCTTCCCCGAGCTGACTGACGAGGGCAAAAAGTTCCAGCGACGAGTCACCCGCGGTCGCAAGATGCTGGAAGATTCAGATGGGACCCCAGGAAGCCCCAAAAAATTGACTCaattaaaaaaagagaagGCTGCCATGATGCATGAGTTTGGGCTGTTGGGTACTCGTAAGAGCATGGCGAGCTACGAGATTCGAGAAATCGATAACAAAATCGCCAATCTCCACGGCATGCGAAGAATTATTCTGGACAGGCTCGCTGGGTTGGAACAGGATGAAGCTATGCTGGAGCACGACAGTATGTGATGTGCCAAATACGTAACAAGACTCTACTGACTTGACAAGTTTCCGAGATGGAACTCCGAGTTGATGAGGCGCAGGCGCTGGTTGATGAGGCGGAGGAAATCGCACGAAACACACGAACCCAGGACGAGCAAGATCTGGTTGGCGATGCCGATGACCACGATCAAGAGTTCATGTCCCAGTCAGTTTATGATAAGATTCCCTCCTCAGAAGCAGGTAGCACGCCCCGGAAAACGAAAAAGGTCCATCGTAAGAAGTCAATGCCCATTCTGCACGAGCATTTCGAGCCTGGCACAGCCATTCGCGAGCTCCGAGCACACAAGGACACGATTACAGCTATTGATTTTGACGCCCCCTTTGGTACTATGGTTACTGCTGCGCTGGATGATACAGTTCGCGTTTGGGATCTCAACGCTGGTAGATGCATGGGTTATTTGGAAGGACACACTGCTTCGGTACGCGCCTTACAGGTTGAGGATAACATTCTCGCAACGGGCTCTATGGATGCGACCATTCGACTCTGGGACCTCAGTAAGGCGCACTACGACCCTCACGGCGGCTTGGGAaaagacgacgatgaggatgctATCGCTTTTGGAACGGATAACCACCTTGAACCCCCACCTGGTAGCATGGCTGATTGCCCTCTGTACACGTTGGAATCACATGTCGACGAGATCACAGCCCTTCACTTCAGAGGCGATGTTATGGTTTCCGGTTCTGCAGACAAGACGATTCGCCATTGGGATCTTGAAAAGGGCCGTTGCGTGCAAACATTAGACGTTATGTGGGCGGCAGCAGCGAGTATGACGACTACAGACAGCGGGTGGCGACCTACGGGGCGGTCTCAGAGCAGTTCAGCCGACTTCGTGGGTGCATTGCAGGTCTTTGAGACGGCACTTGCTTGTGGTACCGCAGACGGCATGGTGCGACTTTGGGATCTTCGAAGCGGCCAGGTCCATCGCAGTCTTGTTGGTCACACAGGTGCAGTTACGTGTCTCCAATTCGACGATGTGCATCTGGTGACAGGAAGTGTAGATCGAAGCATCAGAGTACGTTGCCCTCTTGTATTCTTCAAGTACACTGTTACTAACTGTGACCACAGATTTGGGACCTTAGAACAGGGTCTATTTACGACGCATATGCATACGACAATCCAATCACAGACATGATGTTTGACGCCCGAAGAATCGTCAGTGCTGCTGGTGAGGACGTTGTCAAGGTGTACGATAAGGTGGAGGGACGACAATGGGAATGCGGCGCCGGCATCACGGCCGCTGAAGACGGTAAGACTCCCGCCATCGTGGAGCGTGTACGTGTAAGAGATGGATATCTTGTTGAAGGCAGACGAGATGGTGTCGTGGGAGTATGGACGAGCTAAGATATACGCGTGTAATCTGTAAAAGAAATAATGAAATCCACTCATGACGACTTGAATCATGAGCAGCGCTTTGATCGTTCAGTGTGGCTTTATAAACAGAGTACGGGCAGAAATTGCTGGAATAGTTCACTATACAAAAATAGACGCTGGCTCGATGTTAATTACTTGATCAAGACGCTCTAGTAGATCATGTTGACGAACATTGTGTGTGAAGACACCTTACTGTATCTCATTGGATGCTTAGTACGACCAATTTCACGGTTAAGCGGTGATGTCTCAATCCGTGCTTTTACACTGTTATTGATCACAACACTTTAGTCCTGGCAGATGACAAGCGTCTTGAAACAACATTGCCTTTCAACTAGGCTGATTTAAATCTCATTGTTAATTATATCTTTCCTGGAACATGTCGTCAGCGGCATATGGGAAAATTCTCGTCAGGTATTTCGAGATAACTCAAGAGCTCGTTAAGGCACCAGACGCTCAGCCGAAAACGACAAATGCAGGCTCTTCAGGACCTGGAGGGTCCGAAGGGGTTTCTGAGGGAGTTTTAGGAAAATCGACAGATCACGCTGCGCATACAGATCCCACAGCAGATGCCATGGTTCGACTTCTTGCACGACAGGCTCATACGTTGATCACAATCCACAATGATTTGACGTCGAATAAGAGTatcgtcaacatcaatcAGGATCTTCTCAAAATAAGAATAGCAGACTTGATCTCCATCTCGTCATCCAAGTTTTACGCCTACCGTTACGATCTCCTCCCTGTCATATGGCGTCAGATATATACTGACGCTTGCATCCTTGACTCTTTTAGCCTCATTGTGCAACCACTCACAATTGATAGCATTGTCCCAGATAAGCTTCTAGATCTTgtcgttgagaagcttgacaGAGCACTCATCAcggctggtggtggtggacGACAACAATGGCTTGAGGAGATGATACGGATCCTTGAAGTAGCCTGGACGGCGAATGGGGAGCATGAGAGGCCAACAAAGCGTCAAAGATATGACACTTCTACGCAATGCTTTTCCAACTACCGGCCTCACGGACAACCGAGGCTCTCACCTACGAGGGAATGTCCTCGACACTCCGGCTGGGCAATGCCGCAGTTTGAAGACTACATGAATAGCAACAACGGAGAGCCTCGGCCTGTTATCTTCACAGATTTAATTGCAGAGTGGCCTGCTCTCACAGACTGCCCCTGGAAGGATCCCGAGTATCTCCTCTCTCAGACCTTTGGAGGGAGACGTCTGGTACCGGTTGAAATCGGTAGAAGTTATGTTGATGAGGGTTGGGGACAAGAACTTATCCAGTTCCGCGAATTTCTTGCTCGTTATGTTACAGGAGAAACAGAGAGCATTGGCTATCTCGCCCAGCATAACCTCTTCCAGCAGATCCCTTCTCTTCGTAACGACATATCCATCCCGGACTTCTGCTGGGTCGACGTCCCACCTCATCCAACAACTCCGTCTCTAAATCAGCCGCCGGTTGACATGCCCCAGCTCAACGCCTGGTTCGGCCCAGCGCGCA
This genomic stretch from Fusarium oxysporum f. sp. lycopersici 4287 chromosome 2, whole genome shotgun sequence harbors:
- a CDS encoding mitochondrial division protein 1, with product MANQETHYGFDEGGDDDQSIVSTRGLEAFSRKVTTTATHLIGPNAEATAHHYQTAMAEVHKQMKRPTVQRSMFAMARTTPTDLMRSRLSTHEIQHRALTYLPDELLANIPEHDNPYSLFQGFQASFPELTDEGKKFQRRVTRGRKMLEDSDGTPGSPKKLTQLKKEKAAMMHEFGLLGTRKSMASYEIREIDNKIANLHGMRRIILDRLAGLEQDEAMLEHDISEMELRVDEAQALVDEAEEIARNTRTQDEQDLVGDADDHDQEFMSQSVYDKIPSSEAGSTPRKTKKVHRKKSMPILHEHFEPGTAIRELRAHKDTITAIDFDAPFGTMVTAALDDTVRVWDLNAGRCMGYLEGHTASVRALQVEDNILATGSMDATIRLWDLSKAHYDPHGGLGKDDDEDAIAFGTDNHLEPPPGSMADCPLYTLESHVDEITALHFRGDVMVSGSADKTIRHWDLEKGRCVQTLDVMWAAAASMTTTDSGWRPTGRSQSSSADFVGALQVFETALACGTADGMVRLWDLRSGQVHRSLVGHTGAVTCLQFDDVHLVTGSVDRSIRIWDLRTGSIYDAYAYDNPITDMMFDARRIVSAAGEDVVKVYDKVEGRQWECGAGITAAEDGKTPAIVERVRVRDGYLVEGRRDGVVGVWTS
- a CDS encoding mitochondrial division protein 1: MAEVHKQMKRPTVQRSMFAMARTTPTDLMRSRLSTHEIQHRALTYLPDELLANIPEHDNPYSLFQGFQASFPELTDEGKKFQRRVTRGRKMLEDSDGTPGSPKKLTQLKKEKAAMMHEFGLLGTRKSMASYEIREIDNKIANLHGMRRIILDRLAGLEQDEAMLEHDISEMELRVDEAQALVDEAEEIARNTRTQDEQDLVGDADDHDQEFMSQSVYDKIPSSEAGSTPRKTKKVHRKKSMPILHEHFEPGTAIRELRAHKDTITAIDFDAPFGTMVTAALDDTVRVWDLNAGRCMGYLEGHTASVRALQVEDNILATGSMDATIRLWDLSKAHYDPHGGLGKDDDEDAIAFGTDNHLEPPPGSMADCPLYTLESHVDEITALHFRGDVMVSGSADKTIRHWDLEKGRCVQTLDVMWAAAASMTTTDSGWRPTGRSQSSSADFVGALQVFETALACGTADGMVRLWDLRSGQVHRSLVGHTGAVTCLQFDDVHLVTGSVDRSIRIWDLRTGSIYDAYAYDNPITDMMFDARRIVSAAGEDVVKVYDKVEGRQWECGAGITAAEDGKTPAIVERVRVRDGYLVEGRRDGVVGVWTS
- a CDS encoding mitochondrial division protein 1; this translates as MELRVDEAQALVDEAEEIARNTRTQDEQDLVGDADDHDQEFMSQSVYDKIPSSEAGSTPRKTKKVHRKKSMPILHEHFEPGTAIRELRAHKDTITAIDFDAPFGTMVTAALDDTVRVWDLNAGRCMGYLEGHTASVRALQVEDNILATGSMDATIRLWDLSKAHYDPHGGLGKDDDEDAIAFGTDNHLEPPPGSMADCPLYTLESHVDEITALHFRGDVMVSGSADKTIRHWDLEKGRCVQTLDVMWAAAASMTTTDSGWRPTGRSQSSSADFVGALQVFETALACGTADGMVRLWDLRSGQVHRSLVGHTGAVTCLQFDDVHLVTGSVDRSIRIWDLRTGSIYDAYAYDNPITDMMFDARRIVSAAGEDVVKVYDKVEGRQWECGAGITAAEDGKTPAIVERVRVRDGYLVEGRRDGVVGVWTS
- a CDS encoding hypothetical protein (At least one base has a quality score < 10); this encodes MSSAAYGKILVRYFEITQELVKAPDAQPKTTNAGSSGPGGSEGVSEGVLGKSTDHAAHTDPTADAMVRLLARQAHTLITIHNDLTSNKSIVNINQDLLKIRIADLISISSSKFYAYRYDLLPVIWRQIYTDACILDSFSLIVQPLTIDSIVPDKLLDLVVEKLDRALITAGGGGRQQWLEEMIRILEVAWTANGEHERPTKRQRYDTSTQCFSNYRPHGQPRLSPTRECPRHSGWAMPQFEDYMNSNNGEPRPVIFTDLIAEWPALTDCPWKDPEYLLSQTFGGRRLVPVEIGRSYVDEGWGQELIQFREFLARYVTGETESIGYLAQHNLFQQIPSLRNDISIPDFCWVDVPPHPTTPSLNQPPVDMPQLNAWFGPARTITPLHTDGYHNLLCQVVGTKYIRLYPPRATHAMRPRASEHGVDMSNTSGLDVGVLEEWDEKPKDMNDEDVQKMRKQLEGIEYWECILKPGDTLVIPIGWWHYVRSLSVSFSVSFWWN